A genomic region of Candidatus Binatia bacterium contains the following coding sequences:
- a CDS encoding tyrosine-type recombinase/integrase, with translation MGVKVRQKVKDGPWWVFVAHRGKRKSKLVGEHKAANQLAKELRQALAAGDFGLLQEPAPAAGPTFTEYAEQFLNKTEPRVDDPTHGLKRSTWNDYSLCIHKRLAPILGARPMVDIRRRDVKDLAVALQQQGLSPVNARKHLRVLSSILSEAVDDELIPANPAAALHKQRRSKQKVIRKAISPLSEQELAALLETAQTYSKQRGAKAVYPFREHYPFLLLLAHTGMRLGEAIALQWGDVDWRGRFIEVRRSSVQGELSVPKNGKARRVDLSDALYGVLRERFALRFEKVRALDPEADAELEAERAAGLDAWIFPDTTGGIMNVGNLRRRVFHPLLVTAKLRKVRIHDLRHTYASLLFQKGAALHYVQQQLGHHSPAFTLTVYMHLMPGDHQRFVNLLGAPAPACTPAAPATDNADAAETPEKKKAVA, from the coding sequence ATGGGCGTGAAGGTTCGACAGAAGGTGAAGGATGGTCCGTGGTGGGTGTTCGTGGCACACCGCGGCAAGCGCAAGAGCAAGCTGGTCGGCGAGCACAAGGCTGCGAACCAGCTGGCGAAGGAACTCCGCCAGGCGCTGGCAGCCGGTGATTTCGGATTGCTCCAAGAGCCGGCGCCGGCCGCCGGTCCGACCTTCACGGAGTACGCCGAGCAGTTCTTGAACAAAACGGAGCCCCGCGTCGATGATCCGACGCACGGATTGAAGAGGTCGACCTGGAACGACTACAGCCTATGTATCCACAAGCGACTCGCGCCGATCCTGGGCGCGCGGCCGATGGTGGACATCCGCCGGCGCGACGTGAAGGATCTCGCCGTTGCGCTCCAGCAGCAGGGGCTCTCGCCCGTCAACGCGCGCAAGCATCTTCGGGTGCTCTCCTCGATCCTGAGCGAGGCGGTAGATGACGAGTTGATTCCGGCGAACCCGGCGGCGGCGCTCCACAAGCAGCGGCGTTCAAAGCAGAAGGTCATACGCAAGGCGATTAGCCCGCTGTCCGAACAGGAGCTGGCGGCCCTGCTCGAGACGGCGCAGACGTACAGCAAACAGCGGGGCGCAAAGGCGGTTTACCCGTTCCGGGAGCATTACCCGTTTCTTCTGCTGCTGGCGCACACCGGCATGCGTCTGGGTGAGGCGATCGCGTTGCAGTGGGGCGACGTCGATTGGCGGGGCCGGTTCATCGAAGTGCGCCGGTCATCGGTGCAAGGTGAACTCTCGGTGCCGAAGAACGGCAAGGCTCGCCGCGTGGATCTCTCCGACGCGCTCTATGGCGTGCTGCGGGAGCGGTTCGCGTTGCGCTTCGAAAAGGTGCGGGCGCTGGACCCTGAGGCCGACGCGGAACTAGAAGCGGAGCGTGCGGCCGGCCTGGATGCGTGGATCTTCCCGGACACAACCGGCGGCATCATGAACGTCGGCAACCTCCGGCGGCGGGTGTTCCATCCGCTGCTGGTTACGGCGAAGCTCCGCAAGGTCCGCATTCACGATCTCCGGCACACGTACGCGAGCCTCCTGTTTCAGAAGGGCGCGGCACTCCACTACGTGCAGCAGCAGCTCGGGCACCACAGCCCGGCATTCACGCTCACCGTATACATGCACCTGATGCCGGGTGACCATCAGCGCTTCGTCAATCTGCTTGGCGCTCCTGCACCCGCCTGCACCCCAGCTGCACCCGCAACCGATAACGCCGACGCTGCCGAAACACCGGAGAAGAAAAAAGCTGTTGCGTGA
- a CDS encoding transglycosylase SLT domain-containing protein: protein MPLLAGLFAVALAQPARADIYMYKDTRGGLHFSNAPTEPQYQYYLPSVGSWNTYGRGGFGATGGARRQAFDSIIRDAARRHQVDAALVKAVIRAESDFAPRAVSPKGAQGLMQLMPATARQHNVWRTFEPRDNVEGGVVHLRYLLDRYGGNLRLALAAYNAGEKAVDAHGGVPPFPETWEYLARVMRFRDSYLREQ, encoded by the coding sequence ATGCCACTATTGGCTGGTCTTTTTGCAGTTGCCTTGGCGCAGCCGGCGCGCGCCGACATCTACATGTACAAAGACACACGTGGCGGTCTCCACTTCTCTAATGCGCCCACCGAGCCGCAATACCAGTATTACCTCCCCAGCGTCGGGAGCTGGAACACTTACGGCCGCGGCGGGTTTGGTGCCACTGGCGGCGCCCGGCGCCAGGCATTCGACAGCATCATTCGCGACGCGGCGCGGCGTCATCAGGTCGATGCGGCCCTGGTGAAGGCCGTTATACGGGCCGAATCCGATTTCGCTCCGCGCGCGGTTTCCCCGAAGGGTGCGCAGGGTCTCATGCAACTGATGCCGGCGACGGCCCGCCAGCACAACGTCTGGCGTACGTTTGAGCCGCGCGACAACGTCGAGGGTGGCGTTGTTCACCTGCGCTACCTCCTCGACCGCTACGGCGGCAATCTGCGTCTTGCCCTGGCGGCCTACAACGCCGGGGAGAAGGCTGTCGACGCGCACGGCGGTGTTCCGCCGTTTCCCGAGACGTGGGAGTATCTGGCCCGCGTCATGCGTTTTCGCGATTCCTACCTCCGCGAACAATAG
- the pgsA gene encoding CDP-diacylglycerol--glycerol-3-phosphate 3-phosphatidyltransferase, with translation MSATRGTGPIPRVANLPNFLTFFRILLIPVLVVILASPGRVASLLAAATFFLGCLSDFFDGYLARRWGISTTLGKLLDPLADKLIVAAALIMLAGMERTPNVPAWMIVVIIGREIAVTGLRAVALGQGVVLGAEELGKYKMVFQMFALHGLLLHYKFVGIDFHLAGMYFLWISLVIGLWSGIDYHVRVIRQLIRRSAR, from the coding sequence ATGTCAGCCACGCGCGGCACTGGTCCCATCCCCCGCGTTGCCAATCTTCCGAACTTCCTTACCTTCTTTCGCATTCTCCTCATCCCAGTGCTGGTCGTCATCCTGGCGAGCCCGGGACGCGTCGCCAGCCTCCTGGCGGCCGCGACGTTTTTTCTGGGGTGCCTCTCCGACTTCTTTGACGGCTACCTGGCACGCCGCTGGGGTATCAGCACGACCCTCGGTAAGCTGCTCGACCCGTTGGCGGACAAACTCATCGTGGCCGCAGCGCTCATCATGCTGGCTGGCATGGAGCGCACCCCGAACGTACCGGCATGGATGATCGTGGTGATCATTGGCCGCGAAATTGCGGTCACCGGCCTGCGTGCGGTTGCTCTCGGCCAGGGAGTGGTGCTCGGCGCCGAGGAGTTGGGCAAGTACAAGATGGTGTTCCAGATGTTCGCCCTGCACGGCTTGCTGCTGCACTACAAATTCGTCGGTATCGATTTTCACCTGGCCGGAATGTACTTCCTCTGGATCTCGCTCGTCATCGGCCTGTGGTCCGGCATCGACTATCACGTCCGAGTCATCCGGCAGCTCATTCGCCGCAGCGCGCGCTAG